AGAAAAGGCAAAACAAAAGGCACAAATTTATGGAGGTAAGGTCTTTACAGATTATAAAAAAATGCTTGATGAGGAAAAAGTTGATGCTTGTTATATATGTATTCCGCCTTTTGCTCATGATGGACAGGAAGAATTATGTATTGAAAAAGGGATACCATTTTTTGTTGAAAAACCAGTCCATTTAGTTCTTGAAAAATGTAAAGAAATAGCGAAAAAAGTTGAAAAGAAGAATTTAATTACAGGCGTTGGGTATGTTTTAAGAAATTATGATGTTGTTAATAAAGCAAAAGAAGTAATAAAAAATGAAAAAATAGGTCTGGTTAGAGGAAAATATTTTGGACAGGTACCAGGTGCTGAAGGAAGTTGGTTACACAAAAAGGAATTATCAGGAGGACAATTGATTGAACAGGCAACTCATACAGTTGATATGATGAGATATTTAATTGGGGATGTAGAAGAAGTTTTTGCTTATAAGTTTGAAGGAATAAATAACAAAATTTATAAGGACTATAATGTTGAAGATGCATCTATTGTAGCAATGAAATTTAAAAATGGAGTAATTGGAAATTTAAGTTGTACATGGTTATGGAGTGGATGGTATTCTGGAGTTGAAATAGTTGGTAAAGGAGTAATGCTTACTTATGAGGGGAATTCATTAACAATAGATAAGGGTAATAAAAAAGAAATATATATTTCACAAGAAGATCCAATGTTAGTAGAAGATAAAAATTTTATAGAAGGTGTTAAGACAGGAAATAGTAAAATTATTAAATCAAATTATCAGGATGCAGTTAAAACACTTGAAGTTACACTAAAAAGTCATGAATCAATAGAAAAAGGAGTACCGGTAAAAATTTAATAATGAGGTAATTCTCTGCCTGTAAGGGTAGGACTCTTTATTTAAAGCCGTAAGAAGCATTATGCGGATAGGGAATAAATTACTTGGTACAATTTGTTTTTGTTCTGGTATTTTCTTCACTTATGTTCTGTATAATTTTAACAAGACAGGGAACTTAAAGAATTTTGGTAAATACTTACTCAACACATTAATTCCCTTGCCCGTAGGTCCACAGAATTTCTCTGGGCTACGCCTGAGGGGGTGGATTTCTCTATATCTCCTCTTATTAAACCCCGTCTGCTCAACTTATCTCTACCTTGCCTGCCCGTCTGAGCATTAGCGAAGGAGGGTAGGGCTGGTTCGTATGCTATATTTTAAACTGCCTGTGTAGAACAATCCCCCTCCCCCGTTGTGCTATCTGGGAGACGATAATGCACC
This DNA window, taken from bacterium, encodes the following:
- a CDS encoding Gfo/Idh/MocA family oxidoreductase encodes the protein MKVKISFIGCGGIAGAHMSALSKIEDVEFVAFCDVVEEKAKQKAQIYGGKVFTDYKKMLDEEKVDACYICIPPFAHDGQEELCIEKGIPFFVEKPVHLVLEKCKEIAKKVEKKNLITGVGYVLRNYDVVNKAKEVIKNEKIGLVRGKYFGQVPGAEGSWLHKKELSGGQLIEQATHTVDMMRYLIGDVEEVFAYKFEGINNKIYKDYNVEDASIVAMKFKNGVIGNLSCTWLWSGWYSGVEIVGKGVMLTYEGNSLTIDKGNKKEIYISQEDPMLVEDKNFIEGVKTGNSKIIKSNYQDAVKTLEVTLKSHESIEKGVPVKI